In the genome of Dunckerocampus dactyliophorus isolate RoL2022-P2 chromosome 6, RoL_Ddac_1.1, whole genome shotgun sequence, one region contains:
- the LOC129182653 gene encoding LOW QUALITY PROTEIN: craniofacial development protein 2-like (The sequence of the model RefSeq protein was modified relative to this genomic sequence to represent the inferred CDS: inserted 3 bases in 3 codons; substituted 4 bases at 4 genomic stop codons) gives MRKEEGWAWGLQPHPVKTLHATETPTADQETTALEEEGSSSRERTTLFSENSESTEAARPTPLLSTRTINVGTWNVRTIVXKGGTAAQVAAEMNSYNNLTLLGIRETLWTHSRQRRLLIGEMLLYSGQEEDNAPHTEVAALMLSGSAQRALIGWETHGSGIIAASFRTKKKKKIKMNVIQCYATTNNSYEVVKDXFYDRLQKVMAKYPEKDVTXRMGDLNTKIGEDNTGYEEVMGRHGLXRNEKGEKFADFCAMKNLVIGGSTFPHRRLHRATXVSPDFVIENQIDPICIAKKFRGAPQDGRVRRGADVASDHRLLVARLKLKQNSMGATKKRLKYNVSMLKDTKTREGFRLSLTNKYQVLQLFEEEVTTENQWQKVKXTLASTCQEXVGPKRHQQRDWILADTLRKLQEREQKKAAVDNSRTRATKAQEDFWRPP, from the exons ATGAGAAAAGAGGAAGGTTGGGCATGGGGCTTGCAACCTCACCCCGTAAAAACCCTGCATGCTACAGAAACGCCAACAGCAGACCAAGAGACTACTGCCCTGGAAGAGGAAGGGTCCTCATCAAGAGAACGTACGACTCTGTTTAGTGAAAACTCTGAGTCTACGGAAGCTGCAAGGCCGACCCCCCTTCTATCGACTAGGACCATTAATGTCGGAACATGGAATGTGAGGACCATTGTATGAAAGGGAGGAACAGCAGCACAAGTAGCCGCAGAGATGAACAGCTACAACAATCTCACACTGCTTGGAATCAGGGAGACCCTTTGGACACATTCAAGACAAAGAAGACTGCTTATCGGAGAGATGTTGCTGTATTCCGGCCAAGAAGAAGACAATGCTCCACACACAGAAGTCGCCGCACTCATGTTGTCAGGATCTGCACAGCGAGCTCTGATAGGATGGGAGACACATGGATCAGGAATAATTGCAGCATCCTTCagaacaaagaagaagaagaagatcaaGATGAATGTTATCCAGTGCTACGCCACAACCAACAACAGTTATGAAGTAGTCAAGGATTGATTTTACGACAGACTGCAAAAGGTCATGGCCAAGTACCCAGAGAAAGATGTCA TCCGCATGGGCGACCTCAACACCAAGATTGGAGAAGACAACACCGGATATGAGGAAGTGATGGGAAGACACGGAC AGAGAAATGAGAAAGGCGAAAAATTTGCAGACTTCTGTGCCATGAAGAACCTGGTCATTGGTGGCAGCACTTTCCCCCACAGAAGACTACATAGGGCCACTTAGGTATCACCGGACTTTGTGATTGAGAACCAGATCGACCCCATCTGCATAGCCAAGAAATTCAGAGGGGCCCCACAGGATGGAAGGGTGAGAAGAGGAGCAGACGTCGCATCTGACCACCGCCTGCTGGTAGCCAGGCTGAAGCTGAAGCAGAACTCGATGGGAGCTACAAAGAAGAGGCTGAAGTACAATGTCAGCATGCTGAAAGACACCAAGACCAGAGAAGGATTTAGACTGTCTCTCACCAACAAGTACCAAGTACTACAACTGTTTGAAGAAGAGGTCACCACCGAGAACCAGTGGCAGAAAGTGAAGTAGACACTTGCGTCAACCTGTCAGG TAGTAGGCCCCAAGAGACACCAACAGAGGGACTGGATATTGGCAGACACTCTACGCAAGCTCCAGGAGAGAGAGCAGAAGAAGGCAGCAGTAGATAACAGCCGAACAAGAGCAACAAAGGCACAAGAAGACTTCTGGAGACCACCGTAG